In Opitutus sp. ER46, one DNA window encodes the following:
- a CDS encoding DUF1501 domain-containing protein, whose product MTPLTHPLTRRSFIHGLGATLAISALPGGSPWARAADGRAPNGRCSLVLIQLAGGLDAFDVLVPYGSSEYARLRPTLALGRGEVTRLDDAVALNRTCAPLGRLWDDGLLLFCPAVGWGATCPTHFRATEIWQTAPASPEQRLASGWLGRTAQQLEHAGVPVSCWRGTRAEPRVFVRSPDAGAPGRGREVSVPLDTAGGPLPRLLAEAAECVGTTDGVELVFLAGGGFDTHFAQRETGARPLAEFAGALADFQRRIQRRVVADRVLTVVFSEFGRTAAENAQGGTEHGRGALVMLAGTRLTGRRVPPTMTLAAPPDGRADRDYRAVYASVLRDWLSVPIPAVLSGADSIRLMSDPLLTP is encoded by the coding sequence ATGACGCCCCTGACTCATCCACTGACGCGCCGGAGCTTTATCCACGGCCTCGGGGCCACACTGGCCATCAGTGCGCTGCCGGGCGGATCGCCCTGGGCGCGAGCCGCGGACGGCCGCGCGCCCAATGGCCGCTGTTCCCTCGTGCTGATCCAGCTCGCCGGCGGCCTCGATGCCTTTGACGTGCTGGTGCCGTATGGCTCCTCCGAGTACGCGCGATTGCGCCCCACGCTCGCCCTGGGGCGGGGTGAAGTGACGCGCTTGGACGATGCGGTGGCCTTGAACCGGACCTGTGCCCCGTTGGGGCGGTTGTGGGATGACGGCCTGCTGTTGTTTTGTCCCGCGGTGGGGTGGGGGGCGACCTGCCCGACGCATTTTCGGGCGACGGAGATCTGGCAGACCGCGCCCGCCTCGCCGGAACAGCGCCTGGCGTCGGGCTGGCTCGGCCGAACCGCCCAGCAACTCGAGCACGCCGGGGTGCCGGTGAGCTGCTGGCGGGGAACGCGTGCCGAGCCGCGGGTGTTTGTACGCTCGCCTGACGCCGGCGCGCCGGGCCGCGGCCGCGAGGTGAGTGTGCCGCTGGACACCGCGGGAGGCCCCTTGCCCCGTTTGCTGGCGGAGGCGGCAGAATGCGTCGGAACCACCGACGGCGTGGAACTAGTGTTCCTGGCCGGAGGTGGGTTCGACACCCACTTCGCGCAAAGGGAGACGGGGGCCCGTCCGCTGGCCGAGTTCGCCGGCGCACTGGCGGACTTTCAGCGGCGGATCCAGCGGCGCGTGGTCGCGGATCGGGTGTTGACGGTCGTCTTCAGTGAGTTTGGGCGCACGGCCGCGGAGAACGCGCAGGGCGGCACGGAGCACGGCCGCGGTGCGCTGGTCATGCTGGCCGGGACGCGACTCACTGGCCGCCGGGTGCCTCCGACCATGACCTTGGCCGCGCCGCCGGATGGCCGCGCCGACCGCGACTATCGTGCCGTTTACGCGTCCGTCCTGCGTGACTGGCTGAGCGTGCCAATTCCAGCCGTGCTCTCGGGCGCGGATTCCATCAGGCTCATGTCCGACCCCCTCCTTACCCCATGA
- a CDS encoding GH1 family beta-glucosidase, with translation MPAVLSRAPTPAPFPPGFVWGVATAAPQVEGAADADGKSASVWDGFARRPGAVARGDTPAVACDHYHRYRADFDLMAQLGVRHHRLSLAWPRLMPDGDGRVNRAGVDHYHRVIDALLERGITPWVTMFHWDLPQALEARGGWPERLVADAFADYADLIVRSYGDRVKHWITLNEIRVFVDNGYAIGRHAPGRKEKAELVNQAVHHALVGHGHGVRAVREHGGAGAVVGLCDNSSVPIPLVEEAADIAAAEALFAAQSCRVLEPIYRGTYGRTYLDFTSGWLPQMAPTDLELITQPTDFLGLNLYSGQCVRRGPDGRPEALAYPVHYPVADSPWLKLNARALYWGPRLAARVFGVEHLYILENGAGYDETPPVNGELFDLHRLEYLRACLRELKRASDDGVPVDGYFVWSFLDNFEWADGNGRRFGIVHNDFATQVRTPKASAAWFSRVCRQNALV, from the coding sequence ATGCCTGCCGTCCTCAGTCGAGCTCCCACCCCGGCCCCGTTTCCCCCCGGCTTTGTCTGGGGGGTGGCGACGGCGGCGCCGCAGGTCGAGGGCGCGGCGGACGCGGACGGCAAGTCGGCGTCGGTCTGGGACGGGTTCGCCCGCCGGCCGGGGGCGGTCGCGCGGGGCGACACCCCGGCGGTGGCGTGCGACCACTATCACCGCTACCGGGCCGACTTCGACCTCATGGCGCAACTGGGGGTGCGGCATCATCGGCTGTCGCTGGCGTGGCCGCGCTTGATGCCGGACGGCGACGGGCGGGTGAACCGGGCCGGGGTGGATCACTACCACCGGGTGATCGATGCCCTGCTCGAGCGGGGCATCACGCCCTGGGTAACGATGTTTCACTGGGACCTGCCGCAGGCCCTCGAGGCGCGCGGCGGCTGGCCGGAGCGGCTCGTGGCGGACGCGTTCGCCGACTATGCCGACCTGATCGTGCGCAGCTATGGCGATCGCGTGAAGCACTGGATCACGCTGAACGAGATCCGCGTGTTCGTGGACAACGGATACGCGATCGGCCGCCATGCGCCGGGGCGCAAGGAAAAGGCCGAGTTGGTCAACCAGGCGGTGCACCACGCGCTCGTGGGCCACGGCCATGGGGTGCGCGCGGTCCGGGAGCACGGCGGGGCGGGCGCGGTCGTCGGGCTTTGTGATAACAGCAGCGTGCCGATTCCGCTGGTCGAGGAGGCCGCCGACATTGCGGCGGCGGAAGCGCTGTTCGCCGCCCAGAGCTGCCGGGTGCTCGAGCCGATCTATCGCGGCACCTATGGCCGGACGTATCTCGATTTCACCAGCGGATGGCTGCCGCAGATGGCGCCCACCGACCTCGAGTTGATCACCCAGCCCACGGATTTTCTTGGGCTCAACCTCTACTCCGGGCAATGCGTGCGCCGCGGCCCCGATGGCCGGCCGGAGGCGCTGGCGTATCCCGTGCACTATCCCGTCGCCGACAGCCCGTGGCTGAAGCTGAATGCGCGCGCGCTGTACTGGGGACCGCGGCTGGCCGCGCGCGTCTTCGGCGTGGAGCATCTGTACATCCTCGAAAACGGCGCGGGGTACGACGAGACGCCGCCGGTGAACGGTGAACTCTTCGACCTGCACCGGCTCGAGTACCTGCGCGCATGCCTGCGGGAACTGAAGCGGGCCAGTGACGACGGGGTGCCGGTGGACGGCTACTTTGTCTGGTCGTTCCTCGACAATTTTGAGTGGGCCGACGGCAATGGCCGGCGGTTCGGCATCGTGCACAACGACTTCGCCACGCAGGTGCGGACACCCAAGGCGAGCGCCGCCTGGTTCAGCCGGGTGTGCCGCCAGAATGCCCTGGTCTAG